A region of Actinomycetota bacterium DNA encodes the following proteins:
- a CDS encoding amidase, with protein MSDQPWLGDACSLVDAFRAGELSPLEALDASLGAIERSQLNAFCHVDPERSRAWAQAADVSLPFGGVAIGVKEIDGGVAGWPDTHASLVFKDQLSTRDSTQVSRLLAAGAVPAGLTNSSEFGGINCTHTRLHGTTRNPWNPARTPGGSTGGGASSVAGGLVTLSTGGDGGGSIRIPAGLCGLLGLKHTFGRIPRGPFTEIGALTVTIGCVSRSVRDTARWLDVCNGQDAHDPLSLPRVDGWEAGLGTLDLKGRRVAIVPTLGAAILHPEVERTVRAASEALAADAGLRVVDVDVRLPELSFEWALAGLVGLRHLLGDLYPACEDDLTPEIRFGLNVATTVFNLEAAARVEGQRKQFNETMAAIFEQVDFVMASTNPDVAFVAEGPLPTTIGDVDLAREHGLERALGNQGALTIPSNIHGNPAVSIPAGTFDGLPVGLQVLGRHHEEALLLDLALIAERERPWPLVAPGAPC; from the coding sequence ATGTCCGATCAACCCTGGCTCGGCGACGCCTGCTCGCTCGTCGACGCGTTCCGCGCCGGCGAGCTGTCCCCACTCGAGGCACTCGACGCGTCGCTCGGGGCCATCGAGCGCTCACAGCTCAACGCCTTCTGCCACGTCGACCCCGAGCGGTCGCGCGCGTGGGCGCAGGCCGCCGACGTCTCGCTTCCGTTCGGCGGCGTCGCCATCGGAGTCAAGGAGATCGACGGTGGCGTTGCGGGATGGCCCGACACGCACGCGTCGCTCGTGTTCAAGGACCAGCTGTCGACGCGCGACTCGACCCAGGTGAGCCGGCTCCTGGCCGCGGGTGCGGTCCCGGCCGGCCTCACCAACTCGAGCGAGTTCGGCGGCATCAACTGCACGCACACGCGGCTGCACGGAACCACGCGCAACCCGTGGAACCCCGCCCGCACGCCCGGCGGCTCGACTGGTGGCGGCGCGTCGAGTGTCGCGGGCGGCCTCGTCACCTTGAGCACCGGAGGCGACGGTGGCGGCTCCATCCGCATCCCCGCGGGCCTCTGCGGGCTCCTCGGCCTGAAGCACACCTTCGGCCGCATCCCGCGCGGCCCGTTCACCGAGATCGGCGCGCTCACCGTCACGATCGGGTGCGTCAGCCGGTCGGTGCGGGACACCGCCCGCTGGCTCGACGTGTGCAACGGCCAGGACGCGCACGACCCCTTGAGCCTCCCGCGTGTCGACGGCTGGGAAGCGGGGCTCGGGACGCTCGACCTGAAGGGCCGACGCGTTGCCATCGTCCCGACGCTGGGCGCCGCCATCCTCCACCCCGAGGTCGAGCGCACGGTGCGCGCCGCGTCCGAGGCGCTGGCCGCGGACGCCGGGCTGCGAGTCGTCGACGTCGACGTGCGCCTGCCCGAGCTCAGCTTCGAGTGGGCGCTCGCGGGCCTCGTCGGTCTGCGCCATCTGCTCGGCGACCTCTACCCGGCCTGCGAGGACGACCTCACGCCCGAGATCCGGTTCGGCCTCAACGTCGCAACCACCGTGTTCAACCTCGAGGCGGCGGCGCGGGTGGAGGGCCAGCGGAAGCAGTTCAACGAGACGATGGCCGCCATCTTCGAGCAGGTCGACTTCGTGATGGCCTCGACGAACCCCGACGTGGCCTTCGTGGCCGAGGGCCCCCTCCCCACCACCATCGGCGACGTCGATCTGGCGAGGGAGCACGGGCTCGAGCGCGCGCTGGGCAACCAGGGTGCGCTCACCATCCCCTCCAACATCCACGGCAACCCCGCGGTCTCCATCCCCGCAGGCACGTTCGACGGACTGCCGGTCGGGCTCCAGGTGCTCGGTCGGCACCACGAGGAGGCGCTCCTGCTCGACCTCGCGCTGATCGCCGAGCGCGAGCGGCCCTGGCCGTTGGTGGCTCCCGGCGCTCCCTGCTGA
- a CDS encoding steroid 3-ketoacyl-CoA thiolase: MPDVVIVEAARSPIGRRGGGLSTLHPADLLGAVQQAVVERSGIDPAEVDQIVGGCVTQVGEQTFNIARTAWLAAGLPLTVAATTVDSQCGSSQQATNLGAALIASGAADVVISCGVESMSRIPLGSSVKAGPGRPFPKSYFPQYEPTSQFEGAERIADKWGIGRDECDAFGLQSQQRAGRAWREGRFEREVVAITAPVLDDEGKPTGETYVVDRDEGLRETSLEKLAALKPVARDDGVHTAGTSSQISDGAAAVLMMSAERAAALGVTPRARIAGQCLVGVDPVLMLTGPIDATHKLLARSGISMAEIDTVEINEAFASVVLAWQRELAPDPETVNPNGGAIALGHPVGCTGARLITSALHELERIDAGFGLVTMCCGGGLGTGTILERV; the protein is encoded by the coding sequence ATGCCCGACGTGGTCATCGTCGAAGCCGCCCGCAGCCCCATCGGGCGGCGAGGTGGAGGGCTCTCCACCCTCCACCCCGCGGACCTGCTCGGTGCCGTGCAGCAGGCCGTCGTCGAGCGGTCGGGCATCGACCCCGCCGAGGTCGACCAGATCGTGGGCGGCTGCGTCACCCAGGTCGGCGAGCAGACGTTCAACATCGCACGCACGGCGTGGCTCGCGGCCGGGTTGCCGCTCACGGTCGCCGCCACCACCGTCGACAGCCAGTGCGGCTCGTCGCAGCAGGCCACCAACCTCGGGGCGGCACTCATCGCCTCCGGCGCGGCCGACGTCGTCATCTCCTGCGGCGTCGAGTCGATGAGCCGGATCCCGCTCGGGTCGAGCGTGAAGGCCGGTCCCGGCCGGCCCTTCCCCAAGTCCTATTTCCCGCAGTACGAGCCCACCTCGCAGTTCGAGGGGGCCGAGCGCATCGCCGACAAGTGGGGCATCGGTCGCGACGAGTGCGACGCCTTCGGCCTGCAGTCCCAGCAACGGGCGGGCCGGGCCTGGCGCGAGGGCCGGTTCGAGCGCGAGGTCGTCGCGATCACGGCGCCGGTGCTCGACGACGAGGGCAAGCCCACGGGCGAGACCTACGTCGTCGACCGCGACGAGGGCCTGCGCGAGACGTCGCTCGAGAAGCTGGCGGCGCTCAAGCCCGTGGCCCGCGACGACGGCGTCCACACCGCGGGCACGTCCTCGCAGATCTCCGACGGCGCCGCGGCCGTGCTCATGATGTCGGCCGAGCGGGCGGCTGCTCTCGGCGTCACCCCCCGCGCCCGGATCGCGGGCCAGTGCCTCGTCGGCGTCGACCCCGTGCTCATGCTCACCGGCCCCATCGATGCGACCCACAAGCTGCTGGCGCGGTCGGGCATCTCGATGGCCGAGATCGACACCGTCGAGATCAACGAGGCGTTCGCGTCGGTGGTGCTGGCGTGGCAGCGCGAGCTCGCCCCCGACCCGGAGACCGTCAACCCCAACGGCGGGGCCATCGCTCTCGGTCATCCCGTCGGCTGCACCGGTGCCCGGCTGATCACGAGCGCCCTGCACGAGCTCGAGCGCATCGACGCCGGGTTCGGGCTCGTCACCATGTGCTGCGGCGGCGGGCTCGGCACGGGCACCATCCTCGAACGCGTCTGA
- a CDS encoding thermonuclease family protein yields the protein MPRASTLPRAFAVGIVLALCSTACGGGGGASTPAAPGTATVARVVDGDTIRVRIKGREERVRLVGIDTPESVKPGTPVQCFALAASARTKALLPKGSAVRLVRDVEERDRYGRLLAYVYRARDDLFVNLALVREGYAVVLTVPPNVAHTGEFVAAAGDAREHGRGLWSRCEAGAVPDG from the coding sequence ATGCCGCGCGCTTCGACACTGCCGCGCGCCTTCGCCGTCGGGATCGTCCTCGCCCTGTGCTCCACCGCGTGCGGCGGCGGTGGGGGCGCGTCGACGCCGGCGGCGCCCGGCACGGCCACCGTGGCACGCGTCGTCGACGGCGACACGATCCGGGTCCGCATCAAGGGCCGCGAAGAGCGGGTCCGGCTGGTGGGCATCGACACGCCCGAGTCGGTGAAGCCGGGCACACCGGTGCAGTGCTTCGCGCTCGCGGCGTCGGCGCGCACCAAGGCGCTGCTGCCGAAGGGCAGCGCGGTCCGGCTCGTCCGCGACGTCGAGGAGCGCGACCGCTACGGGCGCCTGCTCGCCTACGTGTACCGCGCCCGCGACGATCTCTTCGTCAACCTCGCGCTCGTGCGCGAGGGCTACGCCGTGGTGCTCACGGTGCCGCCCAACGTCGCCCACACCGGCGAGTTCGTGGCCGCGGCGGGCGACGCGCGCGAGCACGGTCGCGGCCTCTGGAGCCGGTGCGAGGCGGGCGCGGTCCCCGATGGGTGA
- a CDS encoding ChbG/HpnK family deacetylase has protein sequence MLRARGVGAHQGAAAEGQRGPARPRRRGARPLRAPARLRVPRPRRSLRQPRARARGLRRGAHGAAQRRPHRRVRGRGGRRARARSRPLEPVRGGRGPRWVRGTVFTVTSLAERLGHPPDARLLIVNCDDLGSSHAANVGVYEALRDGVATSATLMVPCPWAREAASRYRGEDVGVHLTLNAEYDLYRWGPITHAPSLLDGDGGFPRTIDDVWDHADIDEVRRECRAQIERAIYWGFDVSHIDSHMGTLQLRPEFFDVYLELAVDFGLPLRLSGGSTERLVGFPFRRLAGDEGVVFPDHFLHVRGVGSRRAIERALGELRPGVTEVYVHPAIDTAELRSLAPDWAGRVDDHDLVTGHTPLRALAERAGVGFVGWRELRELQRSLN, from the coding sequence GTGCTTCGCGCTCGCGGCGTCGGCGCGCACCAAGGCGCTGCTGCCGAAGGGCAGCGCGGTCCGGCTCGTCCGCGACGTCGAGGAGCGCGACCGCTACGGGCGCCTGCTCGCCTACGTGTACCGCGCCCGCGACGATCTCTTCGTCAACCTCGCGCTCGTGCGCGAGGGCTACGCCGTGGTGCTCACGGTGCCGCCCAACGTCGCCCACACCGGCGAGTTCGTGGCCGCGGCGGGCGACGCGCGCGAGCACGGTCGCGGCCTCTGGAGCCGGTGCGAGGCGGGCGCGGTCCCCGATGGGTGAGAGGTACCGTCTTCACCGTGACGTCTCTCGCCGAACGCCTCGGCCACCCGCCCGACGCCCGGCTGCTGATCGTCAACTGCGACGACCTGGGTTCGAGTCACGCGGCCAACGTCGGTGTCTACGAGGCCCTCCGTGACGGCGTCGCCACCAGCGCGACCCTCATGGTCCCCTGCCCGTGGGCACGCGAGGCGGCCTCGCGCTATCGCGGCGAGGACGTGGGGGTGCACCTCACGCTCAACGCCGAGTACGACCTCTACCGCTGGGGGCCGATCACCCACGCGCCCTCGCTGCTCGACGGCGACGGCGGCTTCCCTCGCACGATCGACGACGTGTGGGACCACGCGGACATCGACGAGGTGCGGCGCGAGTGCCGCGCCCAGATCGAGCGCGCCATCTACTGGGGTTTCGACGTCAGCCACATCGATTCGCACATGGGCACGCTCCAGCTGCGGCCGGAGTTCTTCGACGTCTACCTCGAGCTGGCGGTCGACTTCGGGCTGCCCCTGCGTCTCAGCGGCGGGTCGACCGAACGGCTGGTCGGCTTCCCGTTCCGCCGCCTCGCGGGCGACGAGGGCGTCGTGTTCCCCGACCACTTCCTCCACGTGCGGGGCGTCGGCTCCCGCCGGGCCATCGAGCGGGCACTCGGCGAGCTGCGCCCGGGCGTGACCGAGGTCTACGTGCACCCGGCGATCGACACCGCCGAGCTCCGGTCGCTCGCACCCGACTGGGCCGGGCGGGTCGACGACCACGACCTCGTCACCGGCCACACGCCGCTGCGGGCGCTGGCCGAGCGGGCCGGCGTCGGGTTCGTTGGCTGGCGCGAGCTGCGCGAGCTGCAGCGCTCGCTCAACTGA
- a CDS encoding sigma-70 family RNA polymerase sigma factor has protein sequence MDWPTVARNGLGLKANSCIVIAPASRWSSLVPHDPKATATTTTRTRPNGRRPAASMENLQRSEERRVAPGPTTLRRRLAREPLLPPRHRLVAPPVVGASAGAIGNEHQSVVMADSLRQASDAAVVVAIGRWRQDALAEAYRRHAGAVFALSRRLLIDPGMAEEVVQEVFLRLWNQPEKFDPERGSLRAFLLAQTHGRSVDVLRAETSRRRREERDARQTAESGYDIEREVMDLSMADQVNEVMATLPIDERRAIELAYFGGHTYRQVAVMLDQPEGTVKSRIRSGLRRMRDQLSDAGVSGAWTES, from the coding sequence ATGGATTGGCCGACCGTGGCGAGGAACGGGCTGGGGTTGAAGGCGAACTCCTGCATCGTGATCGCCCCGGCGTCGCGGTGGTCCTCGCTCGTGCCGCACGACCCCAAGGCGACGGCGACGACCACGACCAGGACGAGGCCCAACGGCCGGCGACCGGCGGCGAGCATGGAAAACCTCCAGCGATCCGAGGAACGTCGGGTGGCACCCGGGCCCACGACGCTACGCCGCCGGCTGGCGCGCGAGCCGCTTTTGCCACCGCGGCACCGGCTCGTGGCACCTCCGGTGGTGGGTGCATCCGCGGGGGCCATCGGCAACGAACACCAGAGTGTCGTGATGGCTGACTCCCTTCGGCAGGCGAGCGATGCCGCGGTCGTCGTCGCCATCGGGCGCTGGCGGCAGGACGCGCTGGCCGAGGCGTACCGGCGTCACGCGGGCGCGGTCTTCGCGCTCTCCCGTCGGCTGTTGATCGACCCGGGCATGGCCGAGGAGGTCGTCCAGGAGGTGTTCCTACGGCTGTGGAACCAGCCCGAGAAGTTCGATCCCGAGCGTGGGTCGCTGCGGGCCTTCCTGCTCGCCCAGACGCACGGGCGATCGGTCGACGTGCTGCGCGCGGAGACGTCGCGCCGGCGCCGCGAAGAACGTGACGCCCGCCAGACGGCCGAGTCCGGCTACGACATCGAGCGCGAGGTCATGGACCTCTCGATGGCCGATCAGGTGAACGAGGTCATGGCGACGCTCCCGATCGACGAGCGACGCGCCATCGAGCTCGCCTACTTCGGCGGTCACACGTACCGACAGGTCGCCGTGATGCTCGACCAGCCGGAGGGCACGGTGAAGAGCCGCATCCGATCGGGCCTCCGGCGGATGCGGGATCAGCTCTCGGACGCGGGAGTGAGTGGGGCATGGACCGAGAGCTGA
- a CDS encoding ferritin-like domain-containing protein, giving the protein MRSIREPLRELVERGQERRAHGGLDPDEQRQFTTERNRLVRSRLCGTGAFATLGFGAALLALFDSPAFAVGGSDVQILQTAASLENLAVATYDLALTFDFIGGSTAIPTVKAFAMTTKDQHDAHAKAFNAALKRLGGKEQTAPDPVLLDTVNRAKATLTGPGPVIDLAITLEDTAAQTYVANTSALTDKQARNVTASIMGVEAQHVAVLLAVKALVGANLADQVKLPPDLALLPEAAGSVGFPGAFYKTDKSRPAEEGAVT; this is encoded by the coding sequence ATGCGCTCGATCCGGGAGCCGTTGCGCGAGCTGGTCGAGCGGGGCCAGGAGCGACGGGCCCACGGAGGCCTCGACCCTGACGAGCAGCGTCAGTTCACCACCGAGCGCAACCGTCTCGTGCGGTCCCGCCTCTGCGGGACGGGTGCGTTCGCCACCCTCGGCTTCGGTGCGGCCCTGCTGGCGCTGTTCGACTCACCCGCGTTCGCGGTGGGAGGTTCCGACGTGCAGATCCTGCAGACGGCGGCGTCGCTCGAGAACCTGGCCGTCGCGACGTACGACCTCGCGCTCACGTTCGACTTCATCGGCGGCAGCACCGCGATCCCGACCGTGAAGGCGTTCGCCATGACGACGAAGGACCAGCACGACGCGCACGCGAAGGCGTTCAACGCCGCGCTCAAGCGGCTCGGGGGTAAGGAGCAGACCGCACCCGACCCTGTGCTGCTCGACACGGTCAATCGCGCCAAGGCCACGCTGACGGGCCCCGGACCGGTCATCGACCTCGCCATCACGCTGGAGGACACCGCGGCACAGACCTACGTCGCCAACACGAGCGCGCTGACCGACAAGCAGGCGCGCAACGTGACAGCGAGCATCATGGGCGTCGAGGCACAACACGTCGCCGTGCTCCTCGCGGTGAAGGCGCTCGTCGGCGCCAACCTCGCCGACCAGGTCAAGCTGCCACCCGACCTGGCCCTGCTCCCCGAAGCTGCCGGCAGCGTCGGGTTTCCGGGAGCGTTCTACAAGACCGACAAGTCCCGTCCCGCAGAGGAAGGGGCGGTCACGTGA
- a CDS encoding ferritin-like domain-containing protein translates to MDDMHHDVMPAMHARAEEWAELNREMRSGVSGPTVHVTSRRHFLMGSGAAVLGGLALVACGSSKKGSSSATSSTAAGSGKLTGDLAVAAVAAALENLAVGTYQAGLDAATGGTLGTVPPAVTAFATTAQQHHKDHAAAWNSVLTDAGKHAVTAVDLTVKADVDRAFAGVKDVGGLARLALSLENTAAATYLDGIGVLGDTGAIQVAAAIQPVEMQHAAILNFVLGNYPVPDPFSKTEGARPTDDEIGAA, encoded by the coding sequence ATGGACGACATGCACCACGACGTCATGCCCGCGATGCACGCGCGCGCCGAGGAGTGGGCCGAGCTCAACCGCGAGATGCGCTCGGGGGTCAGCGGCCCGACCGTGCACGTGACGAGTCGCCGGCACTTCCTCATGGGATCGGGTGCCGCGGTGCTGGGTGGCCTGGCGCTCGTCGCTTGCGGCAGCAGCAAGAAGGGCTCGTCGAGCGCGACCAGCTCGACCGCGGCCGGCTCCGGCAAGCTCACGGGCGATCTCGCAGTGGCTGCGGTCGCCGCCGCGCTGGAGAACCTGGCCGTCGGCACGTACCAGGCCGGGCTCGACGCGGCCACCGGGGGCACGCTCGGCACCGTCCCTCCCGCCGTCACGGCGTTCGCGACCACCGCCCAGCAGCACCACAAGGACCATGCCGCGGCATGGAACTCGGTGCTCACCGACGCGGGCAAGCACGCGGTGACAGCGGTCGACCTCACGGTCAAGGCCGACGTCGACCGCGCGTTCGCGGGCGTGAAGGACGTCGGTGGCCTGGCCCGTCTCGCCCTGTCGTTGGAGAACACCGCCGCCGCGACCTACCTCGACGGGATCGGTGTGCTCGGCGACACCGGCGCGATCCAGGTGGCGGCGGCGATCCAGCCCGTCGAGATGCAGCACGCGGCGATCCTGAACTTCGTGCTCGGGAACTACCCGGTGCCGGACCCGTTCAGCAAGACCGAGGGGGCGCGCCCGACCGACGACGAGATCGGTGCTGCCTGA
- a CDS encoding SCP2 sterol-binding domain-containing protein — protein sequence MAKYLSQEWLDEGRKLSQEFPERPGATARMQFAVTGGPGGDVRYYQVLDNGKILESTLGEDANADFTMTSSYDDSVKIQKGELDPNAAFMQGRMKVTGNMGKLMSLMPLTQSPEYKAIQQKINEITEY from the coding sequence ATGGCGAAATACCTGTCGCAGGAGTGGCTGGACGAGGGACGCAAGCTGTCCCAGGAGTTCCCGGAGCGGCCCGGCGCCACGGCGCGGATGCAGTTCGCGGTGACCGGTGGCCCCGGAGGCGACGTGAGGTACTACCAGGTGCTCGACAACGGCAAGATCCTCGAGTCCACCCTCGGCGAGGACGCGAACGCCGACTTCACGATGACGTCGTCCTACGACGACAGCGTGAAGATCCAGAAGGGCGAGCTCGACCCCAACGCCGCGTTCATGCAGGGGCGCATGAAGGTCACCGGCAACATGGGCAAGCTCATGAGCCTCATGCCCCTCACCCAGAGCCCGGAGTACAAGGCGATTCAGCAGAAGATCAACGAGATCACCGAGTACTGA
- the mca gene encoding mycothiol conjugate amidase Mca, giving the protein MRLSLASVEHVDQLRLLTVHAHPDDESSKGPATVRKYHDEGARAVLVCCTGGEAGDILNPAMDRPEVRENLHAIRMDELRRATEIIGYDEVVMLGYRDSGMPDSPENADPRCFARADFDEAVGRLVEIIRRERPHVMVTYADDQEGYPHPDHLQVHAISLPAFDAAADPDAFPGRGEPWQPLKVYYAAWSRARVLALHEKFLELGLESPFERWFERPDRDDRITTRIDISGYDHVRREALLAHATQIDPESPFWFGLPPETSRDLYPIEDYILARSLVDSSLPEDDLFAGIRDRVLR; this is encoded by the coding sequence ATGCGGCTCAGTCTGGCTAGCGTGGAGCACGTGGACCAGTTGCGCCTGCTCACCGTGCACGCCCATCCCGACGACGAGTCCTCCAAGGGGCCCGCCACGGTGCGGAAGTACCACGACGAGGGCGCCCGGGCCGTGCTGGTGTGCTGCACGGGCGGCGAGGCGGGCGACATCCTCAACCCGGCGATGGACCGGCCGGAGGTGCGTGAGAACCTCCACGCCATCCGCATGGACGAGCTGCGCCGGGCGACCGAGATCATCGGGTACGACGAGGTGGTGATGCTCGGCTACCGCGACTCGGGAATGCCCGACTCGCCCGAGAATGCAGACCCCCGTTGCTTCGCCCGCGCCGACTTCGACGAGGCGGTGGGCCGGTTGGTGGAGATCATCCGACGCGAGCGGCCACACGTGATGGTGACGTATGCGGACGACCAGGAGGGCTATCCCCACCCCGACCACCTGCAGGTCCACGCGATCTCCCTCCCGGCCTTCGACGCGGCCGCCGATCCCGATGCGTTCCCCGGCCGGGGCGAGCCCTGGCAGCCGTTGAAGGTCTATTACGCGGCCTGGTCTCGCGCGCGCGTCCTCGCGTTGCACGAGAAGTTCCTCGAGCTGGGGCTGGAGTCGCCCTTCGAACGGTGGTTCGAGCGTCCCGACCGCGACGACCGCATCACCACGCGGATCGACATCAGCGGTTACGACCATGTGCGCCGCGAGGCGCTGCTGGCGCACGCCACCCAGATCGACCCCGAGTCGCCGTTCTGGTTCGGGCTGCCACCCGAGACGTCGCGCGACCTCTATCCCATCGAGGACTACATCCTCGCCCGCTCGCTCGTCGACAGCAGCCTTCCCGAGGACGACCTCTTCGCCGGCATCCGCGACCGGGTGCTGCGCTGA
- a CDS encoding ATP-binding protein, with the protein MKVAFVGSLSTGKTTLANLFAREWDYPLLPEVAREVVELGFPLDQSATAETETLIFLKQWRAELMHDDYVADRSIYDVLAYADWVMENADERKENHLWLESRALATRDLRARYDFVFYLPIEFPIVLDGLRPDDPGFQADIDRRIRELLELHDVAHHTLSGSVEERQEQVRKVVAAGA; encoded by the coding sequence ATGAAAGTCGCCTTCGTCGGGTCCTTGTCCACCGGCAAGACCACTCTCGCCAACCTCTTCGCCAGGGAATGGGACTACCCGCTGCTCCCCGAGGTGGCCCGAGAAGTCGTCGAGCTCGGGTTCCCGCTCGATCAGTCGGCGACGGCCGAGACCGAGACCCTCATCTTCCTCAAGCAGTGGCGGGCCGAGCTGATGCACGATGACTACGTCGCCGACCGCTCGATCTACGACGTGCTCGCCTACGCCGACTGGGTGATGGAGAACGCGGACGAGCGCAAGGAGAACCACCTGTGGCTGGAGTCGAGGGCGCTCGCCACCCGCGACCTCCGGGCCCGGTACGACTTCGTCTTCTACCTTCCGATCGAGTTCCCCATCGTGCTGGACGGCCTCCGGCCCGACGACCCCGGCTTCCAGGCCGACATCGATCGCCGGATCCGCGAGCTGCTCGAGCTGCATGACGTCGCGCACCACACGCTCAGCGGCAGCGTGGAGGAGCGCCAGGAGCAGGTGCGCAAGGTCGTGGCGGCCGGCGCCTGA
- a CDS encoding sugar phosphate isomerase/epimerase — MPPEIVLSTASFFPDTELAFRMAESPEAVRALTDRFGVRIRAVHVPCLVVSQHVWGWNPEVKLRRSVDMARAIGAGIVVVHPPFRWQRGYAEDFRDLVLQLDSPNGGGPRVTVENMFTVEALGRRVDPYRWNDDAAFSGFPVLTLDTSHAGAARQDLLELHASMGDRVHHLHLSDSTATRGDEHLPPGTGGLPLTELAQAMLARSFGGVVVIEVGFGRLPEGSRTSAARDSLEYARVAFGS, encoded by the coding sequence GTGCCGCCGGAGATCGTCCTGTCGACCGCGTCGTTCTTCCCCGACACGGAGCTGGCCTTCCGCATGGCGGAGTCACCCGAGGCGGTGCGGGCGCTGACCGACCGGTTCGGCGTTCGCATCCGGGCCGTCCATGTGCCGTGTCTGGTGGTGAGCCAGCACGTCTGGGGATGGAACCCCGAGGTGAAGCTGCGGCGATCGGTCGACATGGCCAGGGCCATCGGCGCGGGCATCGTGGTGGTGCACCCCCCGTTCCGCTGGCAGCGGGGGTACGCGGAGGACTTCCGCGACCTCGTCCTCCAGCTCGACTCCCCGAACGGTGGAGGCCCGCGGGTCACCGTGGAGAACATGTTCACCGTCGAGGCGCTCGGGCGGCGCGTCGACCCCTACCGCTGGAACGACGACGCCGCGTTCTCCGGCTTCCCCGTGCTCACCCTCGACACCTCACACGCGGGCGCGGCGCGTCAGGACCTGCTCGAGCTGCACGCGTCGATGGGTGACCGCGTGCACCACCTCCACCTTTCGGACTCGACCGCGACGCGCGGCGACGAGCATCTCCCGCCGGGGACGGGCGGTCTGCCGCTCACCGAGCTGGCCCAGGCCATGCTCGCCCGCAGCTTCGGCGGGGTGGTCGTCATCGAGGTGGGGTTCGGTCGCCTGCCCGAGGGCAGTCGTACGAGCGCGGCCCGCGACTCGCTCGAGTACGCACGGGTAGCGTTCGGCTCATGA
- a CDS encoding glutamate dehydrogenase, producing MTTSGELSPFESVNAFFDAGAALIRLKDEMYDVLKSSYREVSVQVPVRMDSGELHVFTGYRVQHNGARGPYKGGIRYHPSADLDEVRALASLMTWKTALVDVPFGGAKGGITVDPTGMSADELQRMTRRFTHAINHVLGVNRDIPAPDLNTNAQVMAWIMDAFSASHGYSPACVTGKPLDLGGAPGREAATGRGVVYVLEAAARRWKIDLPQSRVAIQGFGNVGSWVARALDELGVKVVAVSDVAGGIYNGHGLDVAALGGLSTTHRPVSELAGADAITNEELLECDCDVLVPAALGDVITEQNAERVRARVLVEAANHPTTTNADKILHDLGVRVVPDILANAGGVTGSYFEWAQNIQQFKWREDRFNDELREVMVRAFDATASFAERNDVDMRRAAFAIGIERVARASRMRGYV from the coding sequence ATGACGACGTCTGGGGAGTTGAGCCCCTTCGAGTCGGTCAACGCGTTCTTCGACGCGGGTGCCGCGCTCATCCGGCTCAAGGACGAGATGTACGACGTGCTCAAGTCGTCGTACCGCGAGGTCTCGGTGCAGGTGCCCGTGCGCATGGACTCCGGTGAGCTGCATGTGTTCACGGGCTACCGCGTCCAGCACAACGGCGCCCGGGGCCCGTACAAGGGCGGCATCCGCTACCACCCGTCGGCCGACCTCGACGAGGTGCGCGCCCTGGCGTCGCTCATGACCTGGAAGACCGCGCTCGTCGACGTTCCGTTCGGTGGGGCCAAGGGGGGCATCACCGTCGACCCCACGGGCATGAGCGCGGACGAGCTCCAGAGGATGACCCGGCGGTTCACCCACGCCATCAACCACGTCCTCGGCGTCAACCGCGACATCCCCGCCCCCGATCTCAACACCAACGCGCAGGTTATGGCGTGGATCATGGACGCGTTCTCCGCCAGCCACGGCTACTCCCCGGCGTGCGTCACGGGCAAGCCCCTCGACCTCGGCGGCGCGCCGGGCCGCGAGGCCGCCACCGGGCGGGGTGTTGTCTACGTGCTCGAGGCCGCGGCCCGACGCTGGAAGATCGACCTCCCGCAGTCCCGCGTCGCCATCCAGGGGTTCGGCAACGTGGGCTCGTGGGTGGCGCGTGCGCTCGACGAGCTGGGCGTGAAGGTGGTGGCCGTGTCCGACGTGGCCGGCGGCATCTACAACGGTCACGGGCTCGACGTCGCGGCCCTGGGCGGCCTCTCGACCACCCATCGTCCGGTGTCCGAGCTGGCCGGCGCCGACGCGATCACCAACGAGGAGCTGCTCGAGTGCGACTGCGACGTGCTCGTTCCGGCCGCGCTCGGCGACGTGATCACCGAGCAAAACGCGGAGCGGGTGCGCGCGCGCGTGCTCGTCGAAGCGGCCAACCACCCCACCACCACGAATGCCGACAAGATCCTGCACGACCTCGGTGTGCGTGTCGTGCCCGACATCCTCGCCAACGCCGGCGGCGTCACCGGCTCCTACTTCGAGTGGGCGCAGAACATCCAGCAGTTCAAATGGCGCGAGGACCGCTTCAACGACGAACTGCGTGAGGTGATGGTGCGCGCCTTCGATGCCACCGCGAGCTTCGCCGAGCGCAACGACGTCGACATGCGCCGAGCCGCCTTCGCGATCGGCATCGAGCGGGTGGCACGGGCGTCGCGCATGCGCGGTTACGTGTGA